One genomic window of Dunckerocampus dactyliophorus isolate RoL2022-P2 chromosome 7, RoL_Ddac_1.1, whole genome shotgun sequence includes the following:
- the tnfb gene encoding tumor necrosis factor b (TNF superfamily, member 2), whose amino-acid sequence MVMYTSPPADPEAGLEEKTVVVVEKRSFAGWMWKLSAGLLVAALCLGLVLLFAWYWHGRSEPMTPAGPTQALVEDPEDKTDPHDTLLRISSKAKAAIHLEGIHTGGQSMPEQLEWRNGQGQAFAQGGLRLLNNQIAVPHTGLYFVYSQASFRVSCSEEEAEENEMASKNFMPLSHRIWRYSDSVGRKASLMSAVRSACQQGGSAENDHRAKQGWYNALYLGAVFQLNKGDRLWTETNQLSELETDGGKTFFGVFAL is encoded by the exons ATGGTGATGTACACTTCGCCACCGGCAGACCCGGAGGCGGGCTTGGAGGAGAagacggtggtggtggtggagaagAGATCGTTTGCAGGATGGATGTGGAAGCTCTCTGCGGGCCTCCTGGTGGCCGCCCTGTGCTTAGGCCTGGTCCTGCTGTTCGCCTGGTACTGGCACGGTAGATCCGAGCCCATG ACGCCTGCAGGCCCGACTCAGGCGCTGGTCGAGGACCCAGAGGATAAAACAG ATCCTCACGACACCCTACTGAGAATCAGCAGCAAAGCCAAGGCCGCCATTCACTTAGAAG GGATCCATACTGGAGGTCAGAGTATGCCAGAACAGCTGGAGTGGAGGAACGGTCAGGGTCAGGCCTTCGCTCAGGGTGGCCTACGCCTGCTCAACAACCAGATCGCCGTCCCGCACACGGGCCTCTACTTTGTCTACAGCCAGGCGTCCTTTCGCGTGTCCTGTagcgaggaggaggcggaggagaaTGAAATGGCGAGCAAGAACTTCATGCCCCTCAGCCACAGGATCTGGCGGTACTCCGACTCGGTGGGGCGCAAGGCGTCCCTGATGAGCGCGGTGAGGTCGGCGTGCCAGCAGGGAGGATCGGCCGAGAACGATCACCGCGCCAAGCAGGGCTGGTACAACGCCTTGTACCTGGGCGCCGTCTTCCAGCTCAACAAGGGCGACCGGCTGTGGACGGAGACCAATCAGCTGTCGGAGCTGGAGACGGACGGTGGAAAGACCTTCTTTGGCGTGTTTGCACTTTGA
- the lta gene encoding lymphotoxin-alpha has translation MKAVSLSNKNVLLQVWCGLLTLAMVVMAALLASIKAKSNKDGLALPTLKSADHFYPTGAPLKSVGPSSSYIELMKFSDKRRWQKCSPTCDPCTLALRDDSIQSAKDGVYFLYAHVTFAKGASSKAKSVIVTRNATGGKSTRKLVEGTFPNTTTGSVWVAKMVRLQEGDSVSVNISGDFLTEDTFWGAFELH, from the exons ATGAAGGCTGTGTCATTGTCCAACAAGAACGTGCTGCTGCAGGTGTGGTGTGGTCTCCTCACCCTGGCCATGGTGGTTATGGCGGCGCTTCTCGCTTCCATCAAAGCAAAATCCAACAAG GATGGACTTGCGCTACCTACACTGAAGAGCGCCGATCATTTCTATCCAACAG GAGCTCCGCTGAAGTCCGTCG gACCATCCTCTTCGTACATAGAGCTGATGAAAT TTTCCGACAAGCGGCGCTGGCAGAAGTGCTCCCCCACGTGCGACCCCTGCACCCTGGCGCTGCGCGACGACTCCATCCAGAGCGCCAAGGATGGCGTCTACTTCCTGTACGCCCACGTCACCTTTGCCAAAGGCGCCAGCAGCAAAGCCAAGTCGGTGATTGTGACGAGGAACGCCACGGGCGGTAAAAGCACCAGGAAATTGGTGGAGGGGACCTTCCCGAACACAACCACGGGGTCCGTGTGGGTGGCCAAGATGGTACGACTCCAGGAGGGAGACAGCGTCAGTGTGAATATCAGCGGAGACTTCCTGACCGAGGACACATTTTGGGGGGCCTTTGAGCTCCATTAG